One stretch of Methanocorpusculum vombati DNA includes these proteins:
- the hdrB gene encoding CoB--CoM heterodisulfide reductase subunit B, which produces MSDDTHKFAFFLGCIAPNRYPGIEAAAIRTGKKLGIELVPLKGASCCPAPGAFGSIDLNVWYAMAARNLVLAEQMGMDIALICNGCYKSIWEVNHKLKHNDELRDAVNEVLKEVDMEYKGTINVYHLAELYYNDDVCGLDRLRDSVNTPLTGVKVACHYGCHLLKPRKDREFAGDVIGDTEHPTWFEELVEALGAEAVEYRNKMQCCGAGGGVRGYDIAHALDITNEKLTNMTDAGAEAIVDTCPFCQLQFDRGQFEIKDKFGVEWNLPVLHFCEMLGLAQGMSPVELGLDLHQMSCKPFLDK; this is translated from the coding sequence ATGTCAGACGACACGCATAAATTCGCCTTCTTCCTCGGCTGCATCGCACCGAACCGGTATCCCGGCATTGAGGCCGCCGCCATCCGTACGGGCAAAAAGCTCGGCATCGAGCTTGTCCCGTTAAAGGGTGCCAGCTGCTGCCCTGCCCCCGGTGCCTTCGGCAGTATCGACCTGAACGTCTGGTACGCCATGGCCGCCCGGAACCTTGTTCTTGCGGAACAGATGGGCATGGACATCGCCTTAATCTGTAACGGCTGCTACAAATCCATCTGGGAAGTCAACCACAAACTCAAACACAACGACGAACTCCGCGACGCAGTCAACGAAGTCTTAAAAGAAGTCGACATGGAATACAAGGGCACCATCAACGTGTACCACCTTGCCGAACTGTACTACAACGACGACGTCTGCGGTCTCGACCGCCTGCGCGACTCGGTCAACACCCCGTTAACCGGCGTAAAGGTCGCCTGCCACTACGGCTGCCACCTGCTCAAACCGCGGAAAGACCGTGAGTTTGCCGGCGACGTCATCGGCGACACCGAACACCCGACCTGGTTCGAAGAACTCGTTGAAGCCCTCGGTGCCGAAGCCGTCGAATACCGCAACAAAATGCAGTGCTGCGGTGCCGGCGGAGGTGTCCGCGGTTACGACATCGCCCACGCCCTTGACATCACCAACGAAAAACTGACCAACATGACCGACGCCGGCGCAGAAGCCATCGTCGACACCTGTCCGTTCTGCCAGCTGCAGTTCGACCGCGGTCAGTTTGAGATCAAAGACAAATTCGGCGTCGAATGGAACCTGCCGGTTCTCCACTTCTGTGAAATGCTCGGCCTCGCCCAGGGCATGAGCCCCGTCGAACTCGGCCTTGACCTGCACCAGATGTCATGCAAACCATTCCTCGACAAA
- the hdrC gene encoding CoB--CoM heterodisulfide reductase subunit C encodes MASAKSYKDASLSARLADRYYRPAQDADPTFVGDVEKISGTEAHICYQCGTCTGSCPSAPRSSYRIRNFMRRANLGLKDVSLTDPDLWLCTTCYTCSDRCPRDLIPTDVIMAMRNMAAQRGIVPKNFLGTVNFIYQTGHGVPNSDANRAARVKLGLEPEPETTCKYPEYLPAIRKILEAYGTKQLADKVLAEGQ; translated from the coding sequence ATGGCAAGTGCAAAATCCTACAAAGACGCGAGCCTCTCCGCCCGCCTTGCAGACCGGTATTACCGTCCCGCTCAGGATGCCGACCCGACGTTTGTCGGCGACGTTGAAAAGATCAGCGGCACGGAAGCCCACATCTGCTACCAGTGCGGCACGTGTACCGGCTCGTGTCCTTCTGCTCCGAGAAGCAGCTACCGCATCCGGAACTTCATGCGGCGTGCCAACCTCGGCTTAAAAGACGTGAGTTTAACCGACCCCGACCTGTGGCTGTGCACCACGTGCTACACATGCAGCGACCGGTGCCCGCGTGACTTAATCCCGACGGACGTCATCATGGCAATGCGGAACATGGCTGCCCAGCGCGGCATCGTCCCGAAGAACTTCCTCGGCACGGTAAACTTCATCTACCAGACCGGTCACGGTGTCCCGAACAGCGACGCCAACCGTGCTGCAAGAGTCAAACTCGGTCTCGAACCCGAACCGGAAACCACCTGTAAATACCCCGAATACCTGCCTGCTATCCGTAAGATCCTCGAAGCTTACGGCACCAAACAGCTCGCAGACAAAGTCCTTGCGGAGGGTCAGTAA
- a CDS encoding 4Fe-4S binding protein: MAMSTMYPKYSTKMENDTVIMEQRLLKKVSHLVLNTTKCTGCGICSEVCPKEAIVLGLVGAVRRGAVKDEAAISVDPAKCSYCGVCTILCPFDALEVRVDGEPSLPIKEQEGFPEYDFTAEIDENKCVRCTTCSEACPRDAIVRDIPVYEGEVADGAKRQTALDAETTLVVDKEKCNVCGICASLCPALKIKRIPFTAEKVGSAGEVVWDKSLCDACQVCATACPEHAIAVERVVKEGSKLAGKVTIDKETCVTCSWCEKVCPEEAVTIKKFFDGEIVFNADKCPGGCSTCVDICPCNAIYLPSPVPALQLKKDSIEPTIAVNADLCILCGACVNACPSEDVITIRRSGIHVKGPETDLFKSIAAKLCIPRSSKIREDTFGQVELKPLE, from the coding sequence ATGGCAATGAGCACAATGTATCCAAAATACTCCACGAAGATGGAGAATGACACCGTTATTATGGAGCAGCGTCTCCTGAAGAAGGTGTCTCACCTCGTGTTAAACACGACCAAATGTACCGGATGCGGTATCTGTTCCGAAGTCTGTCCGAAAGAGGCAATTGTCCTCGGACTTGTCGGTGCTGTCCGCCGCGGCGCTGTCAAAGACGAAGCCGCCATCTCTGTTGACCCCGCAAAGTGTTCCTACTGCGGTGTCTGTACGATTCTGTGTCCGTTTGACGCTCTTGAGGTCAGAGTTGACGGTGAACCGAGCCTTCCGATTAAAGAACAGGAAGGTTTCCCTGAGTATGACTTCACCGCTGAGATTGATGAAAACAAATGCGTCCGCTGCACCACGTGCAGTGAAGCCTGTCCGCGTGATGCAATCGTCCGTGACATCCCCGTCTATGAGGGTGAAGTTGCCGACGGTGCCAAACGCCAGACGGCTCTTGACGCCGAAACGACGTTAGTCGTTGACAAAGAGAAGTGCAATGTCTGTGGTATCTGCGCCTCCCTCTGTCCGGCTCTGAAGATCAAACGCATTCCGTTTACTGCCGAAAAGGTCGGTTCCGCCGGTGAAGTCGTCTGGGACAAGTCCCTGTGTGACGCGTGCCAGGTGTGCGCCACCGCCTGTCCGGAACATGCCATCGCTGTCGAGCGCGTTGTCAAGGAAGGCAGCAAACTTGCCGGCAAGGTCACGATCGACAAAGAAACCTGTGTCACCTGCAGCTGGTGTGAGAAGGTCTGCCCCGAAGAAGCTGTCACCATCAAGAAGTTCTTCGACGGTGAGATTGTTTTCAACGCCGACAAATGTCCCGGCGGCTGCTCCACGTGTGTTGACATCTGCCCGTGCAATGCCATCTACCTGCCGAGCCCTGTCCCCGCTCTTCAGCTGAAGAAGGACAGCATCGAGCCGACAATCGCCGTGAACGCTGACCTGTGTATTCTCTGCGGCGCCTGCGTCAACGCATGCCCGTCTGAAGACGTTATCACCATCAGACGTTCCGGTATCCACGTCAAAGGTCCGGAGACCGATCTGTTCAAGAGTATCGCCGCCAAGCTGTGCATCCCGCGTTCCTCCAAGATCCGGGAAGACACGTTTGGTCAGGTTGAGTTAAAACCCCTGGAGTAA
- a CDS encoding 4Fe-4S binding protein: MSFAMHINMERCTGCNNCVVACPVNALELNTVDPASTDKIYLVQNGRAISLDINHELCAGCGVCVEACPYGVIRLVGPQDGPVAAKAAEGATH, encoded by the coding sequence ATGTCATTTGCAATGCATATCAACATGGAGCGATGTACCGGTTGTAACAATTGTGTGGTCGCCTGCCCGGTAAACGCACTGGAGCTTAACACTGTAGATCCTGCCTCAACTGACAAGATCTACCTCGTTCAGAATGGACGGGCTATTAGCCTTGACATCAATCACGAACTGTGTGCTGGCTGCGGTGTGTGCGTCGAAGCATGCCCATACGGAGTTATCAGACTGGTAGGACCGCAGGATGGACCTGTTGCAGCGAAAGCTGCTGAAGGAGCCACCCACTAA
- a CDS encoding formylmethanofuran dehydrogenase subunit C, whose protein sequence is MNTVTIKLKEVPELYLECESVTPDKFAGKSLEEIAALPCSEGKCNYTLGEWFEISGASGATAAETKIEVYGPGTSKCKYFGAWMTAGEVVVNGTADMFTGAWMEGGKLHVKGDVRSFSGLQMKGGEMLVEGRAWNYLGAAYRGDWRGMQGGLIRIKGDAGSDIATFMNGGTIIIEGNADIHIGTHAEGGTIIIKGKAHRRVGGQMVKGEIYVFHGCDVMMPGFKKIEEREIEVDGEKHMFNVFIGDLGERHPKSKGQVVYGHIYTLKE, encoded by the coding sequence ATGAACACGGTAACCATTAAGTTAAAGGAAGTCCCCGAGCTCTACCTTGAGTGTGAGAGTGTTACTCCGGACAAGTTTGCCGGCAAGTCTCTTGAGGAGATTGCGGCACTTCCGTGTTCGGAAGGTAAATGCAACTACACGCTTGGTGAGTGGTTCGAGATCTCCGGTGCTTCCGGAGCAACTGCAGCAGAGACGAAGATCGAGGTCTATGGTCCGGGAACTTCCAAGTGCAAGTATTTCGGTGCATGGATGACTGCAGGTGAAGTTGTTGTCAACGGAACCGCAGATATGTTCACTGGTGCATGGATGGAAGGCGGAAAACTCCACGTGAAGGGAGATGTCCGTTCCTTCTCCGGTCTTCAGATGAAGGGCGGAGAGATGCTGGTTGAAGGCAGAGCATGGAACTACCTTGGTGCTGCATACCGCGGCGACTGGCGTGGTATGCAGGGCGGTCTCATCCGGATTAAGGGAGATGCAGGTTCTGATATTGCTACGTTCATGAACGGTGGAACCATCATCATTGAGGGTAATGCTGATATCCACATTGGTACGCATGCCGAGGGTGGAACAATCATTATCAAAGGCAAGGCACACCGTCGTGTCGGTGGTCAGATGGTGAAAGGCGAGATTTACGTCTTCCACGGCTGTGATGTGATGATGCCTGGTTTCAAGAAGATCGAAGAGAGAGAGATTGAGGTTGACGGTGAGAAGCACATGTTCAATGTGTTCATCGGCGATCTTGGTGAGCGCCACCCGAAGAGCAAGGGTCAGGTCGTTTACGGCCACATCTACACTCTGAAGGAGTAA